In the genome of Solibacillus silvestris, one region contains:
- a CDS encoding aminoglycoside phosphotransferase: protein MFDIKNYDTFKKIEAINKGWSDDKKFYIETVTNGKLLLRICDMAEYDKKKSEYEIIKRLADRGLPVSRPVDFGVCDNGKSVYSIFVWCDGEDAEKVLPNLTEVEQYSLGVKSGQILKEIHSIPAPAEQEDWGSHFNRKADSKIRLYQDCDVKIEGDDKIIRYIEENRHLLEGREQNFHHGDYHVGNMVISPQKELYVIDFNRSDFGDPWEEFNRIVWSATASPSFATGQLNGYFNGTPPMEFFSLLAFYISSNMLSSIPWAANYSEHDLNIMKNQAKNVLQWFDGMNNPVPTWYRRELNSVDLQRES from the coding sequence ATGTTCGATATAAAAAACTACGATACCTTCAAGAAAATTGAAGCAATCAATAAAGGTTGGTCGGATGATAAAAAGTTCTATATTGAAACAGTTACAAATGGGAAATTGCTGCTGCGCATATGTGACATGGCGGAGTATGATAAAAAGAAAAGTGAATATGAAATCATAAAGCGTTTAGCTGATCGGGGCTTGCCCGTTTCACGACCTGTCGATTTTGGAGTTTGTGACAACGGTAAAAGTGTTTACTCAATTTTCGTATGGTGTGACGGTGAAGATGCGGAGAAAGTATTACCTAACCTGACAGAAGTGGAACAGTATTCACTAGGGGTGAAATCAGGGCAAATACTGAAAGAGATTCACAGTATTCCTGCACCAGCAGAGCAGGAAGATTGGGGATCACACTTTAACCGTAAAGCAGACAGTAAAATCAGACTTTACCAGGATTGTGATGTGAAAATAGAGGGGGACGATAAAATCATTCGATATATCGAAGAGAACAGACACCTCCTTGAAGGCAGAGAGCAAAATTTCCATCATGGCGATTACCATGTTGGAAATATGGTTATTTCTCCTCAGAAAGAGCTGTATGTAATTGACTTTAACCGCAGTGATTTTGGAGACCCGTGGGAAGAATTTAACCGGATTGTATGGAGTGCAACTGCCAGTCCATCTTTTGCTACAGGGCAGCTTAACGGATATTTTAACGGAACACCGCCGATGGAATTTTTCTCGCTTCTTGCTTTTTATATTAGCAGTAATATGCTATCATCCATTCCTTGGGCTGCAAATTACAGTGAACATGATTTAAATATAATGAAAAATCAGGCAAAAAACGTTTTGCAATGGTTTGATGGCATGAACAATCCTGTACCGACCTGGTATAGAAGAGAATTAAATTCGGTCGATTTACAACGTGAAAGCTAA
- a CDS encoding divalent cation transporter, producing the protein MWLLGFLWTSSGIFIGGMIAWLFKGIKQRANIIYALCTGVILGLISFEILPEAIESGGWLSTIIGFVIGMMVFTVLHGSSHFKQGKESYSKEKYYIRTGLLLMLSFAVHNFPIGITLGANQEPVLTKALLQTLLFHSIPEGIILFIPLILAGLNIFTVLLISFLVSVPVALGVFIGSFFSIVHPLLNTAFMSFAMGMIFIVTVSEILYPALNNSSVFKILCCTLIGFGVIGYYLHLL; encoded by the coding sequence ATGTGGTTACTAGGCTTTTTATGGACTTCTTCAGGCATATTCATTGGTGGCATGATCGCATGGCTTTTTAAAGGAATCAAGCAAAGGGCAAATATTATTTATGCGCTTTGTACAGGAGTTATTCTGGGCTTGATCAGTTTTGAAATTCTTCCTGAAGCGATTGAATCAGGCGGTTGGTTAAGTACGATTATTGGATTTGTTATAGGGATGATGGTATTCACAGTACTGCATGGTAGTTCGCACTTTAAACAAGGTAAGGAAAGTTATAGTAAAGAGAAATACTATATTCGTACTGGCCTATTATTAATGCTTAGTTTCGCGGTTCACAATTTTCCGATTGGAATAACATTAGGGGCCAACCAAGAACCTGTTCTTACAAAGGCTTTACTACAAACACTTTTATTTCATAGTATTCCCGAGGGAATAATTTTGTTTATCCCTTTAATATTAGCAGGGTTAAATATATTTACAGTTTTATTAATTTCCTTTCTCGTATCGGTGCCAGTAGCTTTAGGTGTATTTATCGGTAGTTTTTTTAGTATTGTTCATCCGCTATTAAACACCGCCTTCATGAGTTTTGCTATGGGGATGATCTTTATAGTTACCGTATCGGAAATCTTATATCCGGCACTCAATAACTCATCCGTATTCAAAATTTTATGCTGTACACTTATAGGTTTTGGAGTAATCGGATATTATCTTCACTTACTTTAA
- a CDS encoding hemin ABC transporter ATP-binding protein: MTGLVLKNVTKSFKEGDSTVDALKNVSLTVNPGEFIAIIGPSGSGKSTLLSIAGALLQPSTGEVLVNGTNIGKMKEKDLSAFRLTDVGFILQTSNLIPYLTVLDQLLLVRKMKGKVSAEDTKFAKTLLTELGLGDKFNKFPNELSGGERQRVAIARAFVNNSNIILADEPTASLDSKRAFEVVKQIRKEVKERNKAAVMVTHDERMLEFCDKVYRMEDGLLTLEG, translated from the coding sequence ATGACAGGTTTAGTACTAAAAAATGTAACGAAATCATTTAAAGAAGGGGACTCTACAGTGGATGCACTTAAAAATGTATCCCTTACAGTAAACCCGGGTGAGTTCATCGCTATTATCGGTCCATCAGGTTCAGGGAAAAGTACGCTTTTATCGATTGCTGGGGCATTACTTCAGCCTTCAACAGGTGAAGTACTTGTTAATGGTACAAATATCGGCAAGATGAAGGAAAAAGATTTATCGGCTTTTCGTTTAACAGATGTTGGATTCATTTTACAAACATCAAACTTAATTCCGTATTTAACGGTGTTAGATCAGTTATTACTAGTACGTAAAATGAAAGGCAAAGTATCAGCAGAAGATACGAAATTTGCGAAAACATTACTAACGGAATTAGGATTAGGTGACAAGTTCAACAAATTCCCGAATGAGTTATCTGGTGGGGAACGTCAGCGTGTTGCGATCGCTCGCGCATTTGTGAATAATTCAAATATCATTTTAGCTGATGAACCGACAGCAAGCTTAGATTCTAAGCGTGCATTCGAAGTCGTAAAGCAAATCCGAAAAGAAGTTAAAGAACGCAACAAAGCTGCTGTCATGGTAACCCATGACGAACGTATGCTAGAGTTTTGCGATAAAGTGTATCGTATGGAAGATGGGCTGTTAACTCTGGAAGGATAA
- a CDS encoding cell division protein FtsX, producing MFLAIKEMKHAKKRFMMIGAIIMLIAWLVFILSGLGNGLSSLAAATMKNIDGDLFIYEEGSAATMMKTKVTGTIADDVEGQFGVKEAAKFGQSTVIVKSPDAKEKVDVAFLGIEPGKFIEPKVVAGKQMAAEDKMGVIIDETLQEKGYEIGDTIEVTSSSIELTVVGITKGETFNHLPSVFVNVDVWQSYAFAAPGSDNGLESPVAMVALQGANIDADKIENNYDEIETFTKSEAVMGMPGYKEESGTIYMMLAFLFIISAVIIAVFFYVFILQKTQQFGVMKAIGASNSFIKKSIISQVFVLSLISIIAGIVLTYLTALVFPEGMPFNLDFKMVLLYALVLLIVSVLGSVISARQVTKIDPLTAIGRVE from the coding sequence ATGTTTTTAGCAATCAAAGAAATGAAACACGCGAAAAAACGTTTCATGATGATTGGCGCAATTATTATGCTTATCGCATGGCTTGTTTTTATTTTATCAGGATTAGGTAATGGCTTATCGTCATTAGCTGCAGCGACGATGAAAAATATTGACGGAGATCTTTTTATTTATGAAGAAGGCTCTGCTGCAACAATGATGAAAACGAAGGTAACAGGTACGATTGCCGATGATGTTGAGGGTCAATTTGGTGTCAAAGAGGCAGCGAAGTTCGGACAATCAACTGTTATCGTGAAATCGCCTGATGCGAAAGAAAAAGTAGACGTAGCGTTTCTTGGAATCGAACCAGGTAAATTTATCGAGCCAAAAGTTGTAGCAGGTAAACAAATGGCTGCAGAAGATAAAATGGGCGTCATCATTGATGAAACATTACAAGAAAAGGGCTACGAGATTGGCGATACAATTGAAGTAACAAGCTCTAGTATTGAATTAACAGTAGTCGGCATTACTAAAGGTGAAACGTTTAACCATTTACCAAGTGTATTTGTTAACGTAGACGTTTGGCAAAGCTATGCATTTGCAGCACCAGGATCAGATAATGGTTTAGAGAGTCCAGTAGCAATGGTTGCTTTACAAGGTGCAAACATTGATGCTGATAAAATCGAAAACAACTATGATGAGATTGAAACTTTTACAAAATCAGAAGCCGTAATGGGAATGCCGGGTTATAAAGAAGAAAGCGGAACAATCTATATGATGCTTGCCTTCTTATTCATCATTTCAGCTGTTATTATTGCGGTATTCTTCTATGTATTCATTTTGCAAAAAACACAGCAATTCGGTGTCATGAAAGCAATTGGTGCATCAAATAGCTTTATTAAAAAATCGATTATTTCACAAGTATTCGTGTTATCACTAATCAGCATTATTGCCGGCATTGTATTAACGTATTTAACTGCTCTTGTTTTTCCAGAGGGAATGCCGTTTAACTTAGATTTTAAAATGGTTCTTTTATACGCGCTTGTGTTATTAATTGTATCTGTTTTAGGTTCTGTTATTTCAGCTCGCCAAGTAACAAAAATTGATCCTTTAACAGCGATTGGGAGAGTGGAATAA
- a CDS encoding transcriptional regulator encodes MNQLVNIVGANIRELRKQKKMTQEDLAEKCGLQTSYLAGVERGERNITLQTVEKIASGLNVNAKKLFKIDNPMKYLSMEYEEKINTFAKLLKNKSEKEINLVLKISNEIFDAFK; translated from the coding sequence ATGAATCAGTTAGTTAATATTGTAGGAGCCAATATAAGGGAACTACGCAAGCAAAAGAAAATGACTCAAGAGGATTTAGCCGAAAAATGTGGATTACAAACATCCTATTTAGCGGGTGTTGAGCGTGGGGAAAGAAATATTACTTTACAAACTGTAGAAAAAATAGCCAGTGGCTTAAATGTAAATGCAAAAAAATTATTTAAGATAGATAATCCTATGAAATATTTATCAATGGAATATGAAGAAAAAATTAATACATTCGCTAAATTATTAAAAAATAAAAGTGAAAAAGAAATTAATCTAGTATTAAAAATTTCAAATGAAATTTTTGACGCATTTAAGTAA
- a CDS encoding transposase, translating to MPKRQTGWNEAKISRYIKEGRGQGELALYKPWLTIQDVPSSGRVHRFIGWKTSREHHLLSDLEFNYHCFCDWAENIIDIREQFPLERELTLKIAEELGINHPTDKKTNTPIVMTTDCFVTMREGTSIVYKARTLKFENDLNDERVIEKFEIEKCYWEQQGIDWAIVTEKELPVTFISNLKFLHIFDNYICA from the coding sequence ATGCCAAAACGTCAAACTGGTTGGAACGAAGCAAAAATCTCTCGTTATATCAAGGAAGGTAGAGGGCAAGGTGAACTAGCTCTTTACAAACCTTGGCTAACAATTCAAGACGTACCTTCAAGTGGTAGAGTACATCGTTTCATTGGTTGGAAAACATCACGTGAACATCATTTATTATCGGATTTAGAATTTAATTATCATTGCTTTTGTGATTGGGCAGAAAATATAATTGATATTCGTGAGCAGTTCCCTCTAGAACGAGAGCTGACATTAAAAATAGCTGAGGAATTAGGAATTAATCATCCTACTGACAAGAAAACAAATACACCCATTGTGATGACTACCGATTGTTTTGTAACTATGCGAGAAGGCACATCAATCGTTTATAAAGCTCGTACGCTTAAATTTGAAAATGACCTCAATGACGAAAGAGTTATCGAAAAATTCGAAATAGAGAAGTGCTATTGGGAGCAACAAGGTATTGACTGGGCAATTGTAACTGAGAAAGAGTTACCCGTAACTTTCATCAGTAATTTAAAGTTTTTACACATTTTCGATAACTATATTTGTGCTTAA
- a CDS encoding glutamine--fructose-6-phosphate aminotransferase translates to MCGIVGYNGVLDAKEILLKGLEKLEYRGYDSAGIAVHNEEGVTVFKEKGRIADLRKAVDGDVEAAVGIGHTRWATHGVPNRLNAHPHTSASGRYTLVHNGVIENYHLLQKAYLKGIQMSSDTDTEVIVQLIDLFAKEGLSTLEAFRKTLSLVHGSYALALLDNEDVETIYVAKNKSPLLVGVGEDFNVIASDAMAMLQVTDQFIELHDKEVVIVRKDKVEITTLNGRVVERAPYTAQLDASDIEKGTYPHYMLKEMDEQPTVIRKIIQAYEQGEDVTVDADILKALAEADRLYIIAAGTSYHAGLIGKQYFEKIAGIPVEVHISSEFGYNMPLLSKKPLFIFISQSGETADSRQVLVKIKELGYKALTVTNVQGSTLSREADYTLLLHAGPEIAVASTKAYVAQVAVLAVAAYAVAKQLGMELDFDLKQELAIVANGIQTIIDSKDEMEQIAEDYLKIARNAFFIGRNMDFCVSLEGALKLKEISYIQAEGFAGGELKHGTIALIEEGTPVFALATQKGVALNIRGNVKEVVARGANACIIAMEGMEEEGDRLVIPSVHELLTPLVSVVPLQLISYYAALHRRCDVDKPRNLAKSVTVE, encoded by the coding sequence ATGTGTGGAATTGTAGGATATAACGGCGTATTGGACGCTAAAGAGATTTTATTAAAAGGTTTAGAGAAACTAGAGTACCGAGGCTATGATTCTGCAGGGATTGCTGTACACAATGAAGAAGGCGTAACAGTTTTCAAAGAAAAGGGACGTATTGCGGATTTACGAAAAGCAGTTGATGGCGATGTTGAAGCGGCTGTAGGGATTGGTCATACACGTTGGGCAACTCACGGTGTACCGAACCGCTTAAATGCCCACCCTCATACAAGTGCTTCAGGCCGCTATACGCTTGTACACAATGGCGTTATCGAAAACTATCATTTATTACAAAAAGCTTATCTTAAAGGAATTCAGATGAGCTCTGATACAGATACAGAAGTTATCGTACAGTTAATCGATTTATTTGCTAAAGAGGGCTTATCTACGTTAGAAGCATTCCGTAAGACATTATCATTAGTGCACGGATCTTATGCATTAGCGCTTTTGGATAATGAAGATGTGGAAACGATTTACGTAGCGAAAAACAAGTCACCGTTATTAGTAGGTGTAGGTGAAGACTTCAACGTAATCGCTTCAGATGCAATGGCGATGCTGCAAGTAACAGACCAGTTTATCGAATTGCACGATAAAGAAGTGGTAATCGTTCGTAAAGATAAAGTTGAAATTACAACATTAAATGGCCGCGTTGTTGAGCGTGCACCATATACAGCACAATTGGATGCTTCTGATATCGAAAAGGGAACATACCCTCACTACATGTTAAAAGAAATGGATGAGCAGCCAACTGTGATCCGTAAAATCATTCAAGCATATGAACAAGGTGAAGATGTTACGGTTGATGCAGATATTCTAAAAGCATTAGCGGAAGCAGACCGTCTATATATTATTGCGGCAGGTACAAGTTACCATGCCGGCTTAATCGGGAAACAGTACTTCGAAAAAATCGCAGGCATTCCAGTAGAAGTACACATTTCAAGTGAGTTTGGCTATAATATGCCGTTACTATCGAAGAAACCTTTATTTATCTTCATTTCACAATCAGGTGAAACAGCGGATAGCCGTCAAGTATTAGTAAAAATTAAAGAGCTTGGCTACAAAGCGTTAACTGTAACGAACGTACAAGGGTCAACACTTTCACGTGAAGCGGATTATACATTACTATTACATGCCGGACCTGAAATTGCTGTAGCTTCTACAAAAGCATATGTCGCTCAAGTAGCTGTTTTAGCAGTAGCTGCCTATGCCGTTGCTAAGCAATTAGGAATGGAGCTTGACTTTGATTTAAAACAGGAGCTGGCGATCGTTGCAAACGGCATCCAGACAATTATCGACTCTAAGGATGAAATGGAGCAGATTGCCGAAGACTATTTAAAAATCGCACGCAATGCGTTCTTCATCGGTCGTAATATGGACTTCTGTGTATCATTGGAAGGTGCGTTAAAACTTAAAGAAATCTCATACATTCAGGCAGAAGGTTTTGCCGGTGGTGAGTTAAAACACGGTACGATTGCATTAATCGAAGAAGGTACACCAGTCTTTGCTTTAGCAACACAAAAAGGTGTGGCGCTTAACATTCGCGGTAACGTGAAAGAAGTAGTGGCTCGCGGTGCCAACGCATGTATTATTGCAATGGAAGGCATGGAAGAAGAAGGCGACCGTTTAGTCATCCCTTCAGTACATGAACTATTAACACCACTAGTATCTGTTGTACCATTACAATTAATCAGCTATTATGCTGCACTTCACCGTCGTTGTGACGTTGATAAACCTCGTAACCTGGCAAAATCAGTTACAGTTGAATAA
- a CDS encoding glutamine amidotransferase: MAKIATLITDKFEDVEFTSPKEALEAAGHTIVTIDKEGNKSITGKNGEATVQIDKGVAEANPQDFDALFIPGGFSPDLLRDDDRVVAFAKHFMDEKKPVFAICHGPQLLITAKSLEGRDATGYKSIKVDMEYAGVNFHDEEVFVCQKQLVTSRTPDDLPAFNREIVNLLKEKEL; the protein is encoded by the coding sequence TTGGCTAAAATTGCAACATTAATTACAGATAAGTTTGAAGATGTGGAGTTCACAAGTCCGAAAGAAGCACTTGAGGCTGCAGGTCATACAATTGTAACGATCGATAAAGAAGGCAATAAATCGATTACAGGGAAAAATGGTGAAGCAACAGTTCAGATTGATAAAGGGGTAGCAGAGGCAAACCCGCAGGACTTTGATGCGTTATTTATCCCGGGTGGTTTTTCACCGGATTTACTGCGTGATGATGATCGCGTTGTAGCATTTGCAAAGCATTTTATGGATGAAAAGAAACCTGTCTTTGCAATTTGCCATGGACCACAACTGTTAATTACGGCGAAGTCATTAGAGGGACGAGATGCGACAGGTTATAAATCGATTAAAGTCGATATGGAATATGCAGGGGTAAATTTCCATGATGAAGAAGTATTTGTTTGTCAAAAACAGCTTGTTACAAGCCGTACACCGGATGATTTACCTGCCTTTAACCGAGAAATTGTTAATTTATTAAAAGAGAAGGAGCTTTAA
- a CDS encoding phosphoglucosamine mutase, with product MGKYFGTDGVRGVANSELTPELAFKLGRIGGYVLTKDAKDRPKVLIGRDTRISGEMLEGALVAGLLSIGAEVMRLGVISTPGVAYLTRVMNAEAGVMISASHNPVADNGIKFFGPDGFKLTDAQEEEIERILDAEEDTLPRPVGAAIGAVTDYFEGGQKYISYLKQTVEEDFEGLHVALDCAHGATSSLATHLFADLEADISTMGASPDGLNINEGVGSTHPEKLAAFVTERGADVGLAFDGDGDRLIAVDENGTIVDGDQIMFIIGKYLQAKGRLNKGTIVSTVMSNMGFYKALEENEMTSVKTAVGDRYVVEEMRANDYNLGGEQSGHIVFLDYNTTGDGLLTGIQLVNIMKATGKKLSELAGEMTIYPQKLVNVRVTDKHAVTQNEKVAAVIAEVEAEMAGNGRVLVRPSGTEPLVRVMVEAASEEACENYVARIADVVRTEMGLAE from the coding sequence ATGGGTAAATATTTCGGAACAGATGGCGTTCGAGGTGTCGCTAATAGTGAACTAACACCAGAGTTGGCATTTAAACTAGGCCGTATTGGCGGCTATGTGCTGACGAAGGATGCTAAAGATCGCCCGAAAGTGTTAATTGGACGCGATACACGTATATCTGGGGAAATGTTGGAAGGTGCACTTGTTGCAGGTCTTCTTTCTATTGGAGCAGAAGTTATGCGTTTAGGTGTAATTAGTACACCGGGTGTTGCGTATCTTACACGTGTCATGAATGCTGAAGCGGGTGTTATGATCTCGGCATCTCACAATCCTGTTGCAGATAACGGCATTAAATTTTTCGGTCCAGACGGCTTTAAATTAACAGATGCACAAGAAGAAGAGATTGAACGTATTCTTGATGCAGAAGAAGATACATTACCACGTCCAGTAGGTGCTGCTATTGGTGCAGTAACAGACTACTTTGAAGGTGGACAAAAATATATTTCATACTTAAAACAAACAGTAGAAGAAGATTTTGAGGGGTTACATGTGGCGTTAGACTGTGCGCATGGTGCGACTTCTTCTCTAGCAACACATTTATTCGCAGATTTAGAGGCAGACATTTCAACGATGGGTGCTTCACCGGATGGACTGAACATTAATGAAGGTGTCGGTTCAACACATCCTGAAAAGTTAGCGGCATTTGTCACGGAGCGCGGGGCCGATGTTGGTTTAGCATTTGATGGAGATGGAGACCGTTTAATCGCTGTAGATGAAAACGGTACGATTGTTGACGGGGACCAAATTATGTTCATCATCGGGAAATATTTACAAGCGAAAGGTCGTTTAAACAAAGGCACGATAGTTTCGACGGTTATGAGTAATATGGGCTTCTACAAAGCGCTTGAAGAAAACGAAATGACAAGTGTAAAGACAGCGGTTGGTGACCGCTATGTTGTGGAAGAAATGCGTGCAAATGATTATAACTTAGGTGGCGAGCAATCAGGTCACATCGTGTTTTTAGATTACAATACAACAGGCGACGGTCTGCTTACAGGTATTCAGTTAGTGAATATTATGAAAGCAACAGGCAAAAAGCTTTCTGAACTTGCAGGGGAAATGACAATTTACCCGCAAAAATTAGTAAACGTACGTGTAACAGATAAACATGCAGTAACTCAAAATGAAAAGGTGGCAGCTGTCATCGCTGAAGTAGAAGCGGAAATGGCCGGCAATGGTCGTGTATTAGTACGCCCTTCAGGTACAGAGCCTTTAGTGCGTGTTATGGTAGAAGCAGCTTCTGAAGAGGCGTGTGAAAATTATGTTGCACGCATTGCAGATGTAGTACGTACAGAAATGGGTTTAGCTGAATAA
- a CDS encoding anti-sigma factor: protein MKTCASEFVDYMHEYLDGDISREHEQLLKQHLQTCPDCQQHMHELSDTVAFIKSAAHITAPPRFEDQVISRLPKRKSSAGIKRWFRQHPVLVAAAVFFLCMSATLLGSFPNDDQFSVTKQPNLVVEGQTVTVPVGQVVKGDIVVKNGDIIVEGEVDGNITVINGNYMASTAVVTGQVEEIDEMFEWLWYKIKDGFNKAIAVFNE from the coding sequence ATGAAAACGTGTGCATCAGAATTCGTGGATTATATGCACGAATATTTAGATGGTGATATTAGTCGTGAGCATGAACAATTATTGAAGCAGCATTTACAAACATGCCCTGATTGCCAACAACATATGCATGAATTAAGTGACACGGTTGCGTTTATCAAGAGTGCAGCACATATTACTGCCCCTCCGCGCTTTGAGGATCAAGTGATAAGTCGTTTACCGAAACGCAAAAGTTCTGCCGGCATCAAACGTTGGTTCCGTCAGCATCCTGTACTTGTAGCTGCAGCAGTATTCTTTTTATGTATGAGTGCCACATTGTTAGGCAGCTTCCCTAATGATGATCAATTCTCTGTAACAAAACAGCCTAATTTAGTTGTTGAGGGGCAAACGGTAACAGTGCCTGTCGGTCAAGTTGTAAAAGGTGACATCGTTGTGAAAAATGGCGATATTATTGTCGAAGGGGAAGTGGACGGCAATATTACAGTTATTAATGGCAACTACATGGCATCTACGGCAGTCGTTACAGGGCAAGTAGAGGAAATCGATGAAATGTTCGAATGGCTTTGGTACAAAATTAAAGACGGCTTCAATAAAGCAATCGCTGTCTTTAATGAGTAA
- a CDS encoding RNA polymerase subunit sigma (Member of the extracytoplasmic function sigma factors which are active under specific conditions; binds with the catalytic core of RNA polymerase to produce the holoenzyme and directs bacterial core RNA polymerase to specific promoter elements to initiate transcription: this protein is involved in detoxification and protection against antimicrobial): protein MDALVNKRIKQVLKGDQNAYADIVNLYQHKLYQVCYRMLGNKQEAEDIAQEAFIRAYINLHSYDQNRKFSTWLYRIGTNLCIDRIRKKKPDYYLDAEVAGTEGLDMYSQIAADEQLPEEAVEQMELQDRIQYEISRLPDKYRSVIVLKYIEELSLQEISEILDMPLGTVKTRIHRGREALRKQLNNL from the coding sequence ATGGATGCGTTAGTTAATAAAAGAATAAAGCAAGTGCTTAAAGGTGACCAAAACGCATATGCCGACATCGTTAACCTCTACCAGCACAAGCTGTATCAAGTGTGCTATCGAATGCTTGGCAATAAACAGGAAGCAGAAGATATCGCGCAGGAGGCATTCATACGGGCCTATATTAATTTACATTCGTATGATCAAAATCGAAAATTTTCAACATGGCTTTACCGAATCGGAACAAATCTTTGCATTGACCGAATTCGTAAAAAGAAGCCCGATTATTATTTAGATGCGGAGGTAGCCGGGACAGAAGGGCTGGATATGTATTCCCAAATTGCTGCAGATGAGCAGTTGCCGGAAGAGGCCGTTGAGCAGATGGAGCTTCAGGACCGCATACAATATGAAATTAGCCGCCTCCCAGACAAGTATCGATCGGTCATTGTTTTAAAATATATAGAAGAACTGTCCCTTCAAGAAATTAGCGAAATTTTGGATATGCCTTTAGGAACAGTTAAAACGCGGATTCACCGTGGCCGTGAAGCGTTAAGAAAGCAGTTAAACAATTTGTAG
- a CDS encoding arginase, which yields MMNKKISIVGVPCDYGQQRRGVDMGPSAIRYAGLQQRLTNLGYEVEDEGNIQVIEGDAAAQKDEKLLNLEEVIKVNTALAEKVFNVVKKDYIPLVLGGDHSIAIGTLAGLSMKYKNQGVIWFDAHADLNTPETTPSGNIHGMPLATSIGLGHQRLTSILHAEPKIKAENIVIIGGRSIDEGERELIKTRGIKIYTMHEIDRLGMTYVMEETLKYFKQLQIDGLHLSLDLDALDPLYTPGVGTPVAGGITYRESHLAMEMIQESGLMTSAEFVEVNPILDERNKTADVAVALIGSLFGETLV from the coding sequence ATGATGAATAAGAAAATTTCAATCGTAGGGGTACCATGTGATTATGGGCAACAGCGCCGTGGGGTGGATATGGGACCGAGTGCAATTAGGTATGCGGGGTTGCAGCAACGTTTGACTAATCTTGGATATGAAGTTGAGGATGAAGGAAATATTCAAGTAATTGAAGGGGATGCAGCTGCACAGAAAGATGAAAAGCTGCTTAATCTGGAAGAAGTAATTAAGGTCAATACAGCGCTTGCCGAAAAAGTATTTAACGTCGTAAAAAAGGATTACATACCGCTTGTTTTAGGAGGCGACCATAGTATTGCAATTGGTACATTGGCTGGCCTATCGATGAAATATAAGAATCAGGGCGTGATCTGGTTTGATGCTCATGCAGATTTAAATACACCGGAAACGACACCATCGGGAAATATTCATGGAATGCCGCTAGCAACAAGTATTGGGCTAGGACATCAAAGGCTAACATCAATTTTACATGCAGAACCTAAAATTAAAGCCGAAAACATTGTTATAATTGGGGGGCGTTCTATCGATGAGGGTGAACGGGAACTTATTAAGACACGAGGCATTAAAATATACACAATGCACGAAATTGATCGGCTTGGAATGACGTATGTAATGGAAGAAACGCTAAAATACTTTAAGCAATTGCAAATAGACGGCCTTCATTTATCACTTGATTTAGATGCATTAGATCCTTTATATACTCCTGGAGTGGGGACACCGGTAGCAGGTGGGATCACTTATAGAGAAAGTCATTTAGCGATGGAAATGATACAGGAATCCGGCTTAATGACATCAGCAGAGTTTGTAGAAGTGAACCCTATATTAGATGAGAGAAATAAAACAGCAGATGTAGCGGTTGCATTAATTGGCTCTTTATTTGGCGAAACTTTAGTATGA